Within the Amycolatopsis sp. 195334CR genome, the region TCGACCAGCCAGGCGTCCAGTGCATCGACCAAAGTGGACACCAGGCTGGCCTGGCCGCGCTGGTGCAGCGCCAGGTCCGGGCGGAGCAGGACGAACCGCCGGTGCACGAACTTGAGCACCTGCACCTCGTGCCACTGGGCGGGGCGCAGGGTGACGTGGCCGGACCGGGTGGACGGCGACGGGGTCAGCGAGACCCCGCCGACCAGGCGCGCGGTCCAGCGCGCGGAGAAGGCGGCGGTGGCCTGCTCGGCCTCGATCGAGCCGTCGAACGCGCCGGCGAGCAGGTCGTCGACCAGTTCCCCGCGCACCCGCGCCACCGCCAGCGCGAACGCCTCGTCGTCGACCACCCAGCGGTCCTTGGCGTGCATGCGGCGGCGCAGGCGTTCCAGGGAGTAACCCGGTTTGCGCCGTTCGGCGGCCAGCGTCGCACCGTCCAGTTCGGACAGCTCGGTCATCTTCGCCGACCACTGCCCGAGTTCGGCCGCGACCGACGCGTGCTGCAGCACCCCGATGCGGTGGAAGTCCTGCAGGTCGTGGATGGCGTAGGCGATGTCGTCGGCGGTGTCCATCACGGACGCCTCGACGGTCTGCTGCCAGTGCTCGAGCCTGCCGGTGAACGGCGCCCGCGCTTCGGCGAAGTCGTCCAGTTCGGTGCTGTAGGCGGAGAACTTGCTCGCCCCGGTGCCCGGCGCGCCCTCCGGCTCGGCGGCGCCGCGCGGTGGCACGCGCATGCCCGACGGGTGCGGATCGGGCACGTGCAGCCGGGCCCACGGGTACTTGAGCACCGCCGCGCGCACCGCGGCGGTCAGGTCGAGGCCGATCGCGGCGGGCCCGCGAACGTCGGTGGTGGTCAGGATGCGGAAGGTCTGGGCGTTGCCCTCGAAGCCGTCGGCCAGGCCGTAGCGGTGCCGGGCGATCCGGTCGAGCACCTGCTCGCCGAGGTGGCCGAACGGCGGGTGCCCGAGGTCGTGCGCCAGCGCGGCGGCCTCGGCCACGTCGGGGTCGCAGCCGCCCAGCTTCTCGGCCAGTTCGGCGGTGTCGGGCGAGGAGCCGAGCCGTTCGGCGATCGCCCTGGCCACCTGCGCCACCTTGAGGCTGTGGGTGAGGCGGTTGTGCAGGAGGCCGGCGCCGCCGGCGCTGACCACCTGGGTGACCCCGCCGAGCCGGGCGAAGAAGGGCGAGGCGGCGATCCGGTCGCGGTCGATCCGGAACGGGCTGCTGGCCAGGTCCGCGGCCGCCGAAGAACGCGCGGCCTGCCGGTCGTGGTCACGGCGGCGCGCACGCGGATCTTCGGCGGATGAGTTCAGCACGGCCCACACCCTAGATGACCGGGCCCGGCCGGGCCCGCCGTCACGACCGTGGTGGGATCGGGGCATGCACACGATCATCGCCGGGGGTGGGCCAGCGGGGTGGGCGCTGGCCGCGGCCTGTGCCCGCGCCGGGGTCCGCGTGGCGCTGGTCGACCCCGCGCCGCGGCGGGCCTGGGCGCCGGTCTACGGGGTGTGGCGCGACGAAGTGCCCGGCCTGCCGGACTCCGCCGTCGCCGCCGTCCCGCACACCGTGCTGGCCACCGCGGTCACCACGCACACCCTCGACCGCGAGTACGTGGTGATCGACAACGCCGGCCTGCGCGCGTGGCTGGACCACCCCGCCGTGGAGGTGATCACCGGCCGCGCCGAAAGCGTCACCCGGGGCGATCGGGGCGCCACCGTCCGGCTCACCGACGGCAGGCGGCTCGCCTGCGCGGTGGCCGTCGACGCCACCGGCGCCCGGCGCGCGCTCACCGGCGGCCCGGCCCGGCGACCGGCCGAGCAGACCGCGTTCGGCCTCGCCTTGGACGAAGCGGCGGCGGAACGGGTCACCGGCCACTCCCCCGGCACCGCCGTGTTCATGGATTGGCGGCCCGCCCACGCCGATTTCCCGACATTCCTCTATTCCCTGCCGCTCGGCAACGGCCGGACGCTGGTCGAGGAAACCTGTCTCGCGGCGAAACCCGGGCTGCCGCAACACATTCTTTCCGCCCGCTTGCGCGCGCGGCTGACCGCCGCCGGAGTGGTTGAACCACGCGGACCGGAACGCGTGCGCATTCCGCTCGATCTGCCCATTCCGCGCACGCTCGCGTTCGGCGTCGCCGGTGGCTTCGCACATCCCGCCACGGGCTACAGCCTCGGCACCGCGTTGCGGCTCGCTTCCCCGGTGGCACAGGCCATCGCGGCCGCGTCGACCCCGCGCGAGGCCGATCGCGCCGCCCGTGCCGTGGTGGCCTCCGCGGCCGCGCGCGAAGTGCACGCGCTGCGCCGATTCGGCCTCCGGGTATTGACCCGGTTACCCTCCGCGCAGGTTCCGGAATTCTTCGAAATGTTCTTCTCCCTGCCACCGGATCGGCAGCGCGCCTATCTGTCCGGCCGTGAAGACCTGGCGGGAACGGCCGCCGCGATGACGGGGCTTTTCCGGCGCGCGCCATGGCGGATCCGCACCCGGATGGTCTAATTGCGCGACCAGCCGGTGAACTTTTGTTTACAGACCACCCGATCTCGCCCCGGACTCGGCACGATGCGGTCGTGGGCCCGACCCAGATCGCCGTCAGCTTCGCCTTCCAGCCGCTGTACAGCCTGCACACCGGCGGTGCCGTGGCACTGGAAGCACTCGCGCGCGCCGGAACCGGGGAGCACTCGGTGGCCAGGCTGCTCGACGAAGCCGCCCGCGCGGGCAGGCTCGCCGAGACCGACGTGGCACTGGCCGCGCACGCCGTCCGCCAGGAGGCCGACAGCGGGGCCGAGACCGCCGAAGCCCTGCTGCCGCTGCACCTGAACCTCACCGCCGCCTCGGTGGCCGAGGGCGCCGCGCGGTTCACCCCGCTGCTCGACGTGCTGGACGAGGTGGGCAGGCGCCCGCGCGAGGTGGTGCTGGAGATCGGGCCGCCGTTCAGCCGGGTGCGCCCGGCCGACCTGCTCGACAGCATGGCCGCGCTGACCGATCTCGGCTTCCGGCTGGCGCTGGACGGGCTCGGCCGCAGCGACCTGCCGCTGGCCCTGCTGGCCGCGGCCCCGGTCAACACGCTGAAGGTGGACGGCACGCTGACCGCCCACGCCGCGAGCAACACCGCGTCCGCGGTGGTGTTCGAGTCGCTGCTGCACTTCGCCTCGCGCACCGGCGCCCGGCTGGTGGCCACCGGCGTGGAGAACACCGCGCACTTCGAGGTGGTGCGCGGGCTCGGCATCCGCGTCGCGCAGGGACCGCTGTTCACCGGGACCGAGCAGGGCGGCTGGCTCGACGGCGTGACCACACCGCTGCCGGTGACCGGCGAGCGGGGCACCGCCCCCGCCGCGCCGCGGGTGAAGGACTTCCTCAAACCGGCCACCACCCTGCCCGCCACGGCCACCTGCGAGGACGTCCGATCGGCACTGGCCGCGTCCGAGCGGGCCACCGGCATCATCGGGGTGGACCACCGCAACCGTCCACTGTGGTCGGTCGACCGGGCGCGGTTCCTGCTCGCCTTCACCGGTCCGTACGGGCACGCGCTGCACGCCAAGCGCTCCGCCGACCGGCTGGCCGACATCCCGCACACGATCGACGCCGAGGCCTCCGCGCTGGAACTGCTGGACGTGGTGGCCGACGCCGACTGGGACCGCACCGGGGACGACGTGGTGGTGGTCGACCGGCGCGGCCGCTGCCTCGGCGTGGTGCTGGTGACCGAGGTGGTGCGCGGGGTGGCCGAGGCGAAGGTGGAGGAGGCCACCGCGCTCAGCCCGCTGACCCGGTTGCCCGGCACCGAAACCGTGGCCAGGGACATCGACCGCCGGATCGCCGCCGGCGAGCCGTTCGTCACCGCCTGGCTCGACGTGGACGCGTTCAAGTCGGTCAACGACAACGCCGGGTTCGCCGCGGGCGACGACCTGATCCGGGAACTGGGCCGCACGCTGACCGAGGCGGCCGCGCGGCTGCACCGGGTCACCGTCAGCCACGTCGGCGGCGACGACTTCCTGGTCGCCTGCGACGTGGACGAGATCGCCACGCTGGCCGCGGCGGTGCTGGACACCTCGTGGTCGGCCGACGGCCACCCGGTTTCGGTGTCACTGGCCACCCTGGTCTGCATGACCTCCTCGGTCGGCTCCTACCGCGACGTGTCGAAACTGCTGGCACCGCTGAAAAAGCGCGCGAAGGAGGTGCCGGGGTCGAGCTGGGTGCTCGGCCGCCCCGGCTCCGACCGCGTCGAGGTGCTGCGCGGCCGGGGTGGCCGCGAGGTCCGCCCGGTCGGCGCCTGAGCTTCACCCGGACAGCGGTACCGGCCTTGGTACTGAAACAAAAGCGCCGCCCGGGCGACTGTGGTGGGTGAGTCCCCACTCGTGCGCACCGAACGGAGGCACGTCCGTTGCCCGGTAGTGAGTCGCTGGCGCTCACCCTGCGCCTGGCCGGCGAGGAATCCGACGAACTCCGGCGGCGGGCGAACCGGGAGGCGCTGGCTTCGTTGTTCGAGCGAGCCGCGGCGAACAGCGGCCTGACCCCGCGCGCGAGCCGCGACGGCCTGCTCGCGCCGATCCCGGACGATTCCACGGTCACCTCGGTCACCGGGTTGCTCGACGGCCCGCTGCGCACCGAAGTGCGCCGGTACAACGAGCAATCGGGGGAAGCGAACCGGCTGCGCGTCCGCGCGTCGCTGCACCTGGCGGACGAAACCGACTACGGGCACTGGCTGGCCGGTGGGGACGCCCTCGTCGGCGGGAGCTGCGCCGAACTCGAACTCGCGGTGTCGGAGCAGGCCCACCGGGTGCTGCGCCGCCTGCCGGAAGCCGACCTCGACGCGTTCCACCCGGTGCAAACGCTTTACCACACCGAGCAGGTGCGGGTTTGGTTCCACGGCGACGCCCCGGATCTGGCGCGCCGGCCGGAACCCGCGCTTCCCGCGCTGCCACCGGGTCCGGCCGAGTTCGTCGGCCGCGCGGACGCGCTCGCCCGGCTCGACGAGTACCACCGGGACGACGCCGAACTCGTCCTGCTGACCGGCCGGGCCGGACTGGGCAAAACCGCGCTGGCGGTGCACTGGGCCCGCCACAACGCCGCGCGGTTCACCGGTGGTGTGTGCTACCTCGATCTGGCCGCCTTGCCGGAGGACCCCGAAGCCGCGGTGCACGAGGCACACGGCCGCATCCTGCGGAGCCTCGGCGTTTCACCGGCGGACATCCCCGATGCACCGGAAGCCAGGTCGAAGGCCTACGGCGCCCGGCTCACCGGACCGATCCTGTTGCTGTTGGACAACCCCCGCACGGCGACGGAGGTCCTCCGCCTCCGCACCTACGGAACGGGTTCGTTCACGGTGACCGTCGCGAACGAGTCACCGAAGCGGCTCGCCAAGACCAACGTGCCCCAGATCGCGCTGAACGTGCTGCCGCGCACCGAAGCGGCCGCCCTGGTGAAGTCCATTGTGGACGTTTCGGATGCGGACGCCGACGAACTGGCCTGGGCCGGTGACTACTTCCCCGGCAGCATCCGGTTGCTCGCCGCCGGGGTCGGGGCGATGACCACCGGCACGGTGAGCGAACGGCTCGCCGCGCTGGCCGACGAAAGCCGTCCGCTCGAAGCGGCGGACGACCCGCCGGAGACGGTGGTCGCCCGGTGCGTGCTCCGCTTCCGCAAGCTGTCGGCCGACCAGCGGCGCCGCCTCACCCTCCTGTCGCTGGCCGGGGACCGCACGATCGTGGCCGCCGGATTGGCCGCGCTGGCCGAGATCTCCACCGCCGAGGCCGGGCGGGCGCTGGCCGAACTGCACCAGCGCGGGCTGCTCGAACGGCCGGGCGACGCCGCCGAGTACCGGCTGCCCGCCGCGCTGGCCGACTACGCCGGGGCCAGGCTGCGCGCGGGCGAACCGGCCGCCACCCGGACCGCGGCCGCCCGGCGGCTCGCCGAAAGCAGCGTCCGCCGCGAGGAGTTCGTCAGCTGGCTCAACGACTCCCCCGCCGTGCACGACGACCTCAAGCGCGACGCGCTCGCCGACGTGCTCGCCGTCCGGCTCAAGCGGATGTCGCTCAGCGAACCGAAACCGTCGTTCCTGGTGCACCTGGAAGGCCCGTGGGGCTCCGGGAAGACCACCCTGCTCGGCCTGCTCAGCCCGAAGCTGGCCGACGAGTTCCTGGTGGTCGAGTTCGACGCCTGGCGGCACAACCGGGTCGACCCGCCGTGGTGGGCGCTGCTGACCGCGTTGCGCCAGCGGGTGGCGCGGGACCTGTCCGGCTGGGGCCGGACCCGGCTGCGCCTGGTCGAGACCATTCGCCGGGTCCGCCGGACCGGCGGGGTGCCGTTCCTGGTCTCCGGCCTGCTGGTGGCCGTCGTGGTGGCCGCGGCGATCCTGTGGCTGAGCCCGTTGTGGAAGACGCCGAAGGACGTCGGCGACACCGCGCGGGCGGCCACCGCGATCTTCGCCGCGATCACCGCGATCTGGGTGGCGGGGCTGGTGGCGAGCCGCTTCCTGCTGTGGAACTCGGCCCGGGGCGCGCGGCGGCTGGAGCAGATCCACACGAACCCGATGCAGGAAGTGGCCGAGCAGTTCGCCTGGCTGGTTTCGCGGTCGAAGCGCCGGGTGGTGTTCTTCGTCGACGACCTGGACCGCTGTTCGGAGGACTACGTCGTCGACCTGCTGGACGCGGTGCAGACCCTGGTCCGCGACGCGCCGGGCAAACCGCGCAAGGGCCAGCGCTCGGCCTACTTCCTGGTGGCCGCGCACGGGAACTGGCTGCGCCGGGCCTACGAGGTGCGGTACGAGAAACTGGCGCCGGCGGCCGAGGAACCGACGCGGCCGCTGGGATATCTGTTCCTGGACAAGCTCTTCCAGTTGTCCGTGCCGATGCCCGCGATCGGCACCGACGCGATGAGCGCCTACTTCAACCGGATCCTCAACATCCGCGAACCGGCCCCCGCCGCGGCCGCGGCCGAAGAGGCCGAGCTGGTGGCCAGCCAGGTCGAGCGCAGCTCGCACGTGCTGGACGCGATGCGGGCGTGGGAGGGCGCCAGCCCGCCGGTTCGCGAGTACACCGCGCCCGCCACGGCGAAGAAGCTCGCCGAGTCCGAGTCCGCCGATCTGAGCGAGCACGCGCTGCAGAAGTTCGCCGGGCTGCTGCACCGGAATCCACGCGGGATGAAGCGGTTCGTGAACACCTACAGCGTGCTCCGCGCGACGCGCACGCTCGAAGGGGTCGTGGTGGACAGCGACGCGCTGGCCCTGTGGACCGTGCTGCGCGTGCGCTGGCCGGTACTGGCCGACTACCTGGAGCGGTACCCCGATTCGGTCGGCAAGTCCGACTACGACGAGGAGCTGCTCGCCCTGCTCACCGACCCCGAACTCGGGGAAGTGCTCGAGCACGCCCCGGTCACGCTCACCGCCGAACTCATCCGCACCTGCTGTGGTGCCCAGAGCCGGGAAGGCAGCTGATGGAGCCGCTCGACCCGATCGCCTACGAGGACCACGTGGTCAAACCCCATCGCACCGGTGCCGTCCCGGCCGCGGAGGACGAGCTCTTCGCGCGGTACGCGTTGTCCGGCGAGATGACCGACGACGAACTGGTCGCCCGCACCGAGGAAGTACGCGCGCTGTGGCGCCGGACCTCGGCCGCGGTCACCTGTCCCCGTCCGCTCAAACGGGTCTACGACCACTTCCTGGCCGAGGACGCCGAACTGCGCGCGACCTACGGCGCGATGCTGGAGTCCGCGCAGTGGTGGCGTTCGCGGGAAACCACGGCCGCGCCGGACGAACTGGCCACGTTCCTGAAGGACGCGTACGAGCCGCTGAGCGCGTTGACCCCGCGCCTGCTTTCCTTGCTGCACAGTGCCTTCCCTGGAGTCCCACCCCACGAAGTCGAGCGCGCGGTGCAACTGGCCGGGTTGTCGGTCCGGGAAGCACACGAAGTCCCGGTGCCGTCGTGGGTCACCGCCGCGCTGGCTGCCGGGTTGCCGCTGCGGTGGATCGCCGAGCGCATCGCGTCCGCCGAGGTCCTGCTCGCGGCGCTGGACCAGCGGGCGACGGAGGAAGCGCCGCCGCCGGAAACCGCCGTGGTGGCCCCAAAACGAGCGGGAACCCCGCCGCGCGAACTCGAAGCGGCGACGAAGGGGCTGTGCGCCCTGCTCCGGTGGGAACCGGGCGAAGGGCACACGAGTTCCACCCGGTACCGCGTGGGCCGGCACGAGGACGAACCGCCCGGGCCCACCACGGGCGTGGTGGTCACCGAAACCGCCGGGACCGAGTTCCTCGACGCCGACGCGCCGGTCGGCCCGTGCGTGCACTACGCCGTGTTCGCCCGTTCCTCGGCGGAGGACGAGTGGTCGGCACCGGCACGCACGTCGATCCCGGTGTTCCCGTCGGTCGAGCTTCGAGAAACCCGCCGCGACGGGGACCGCCTCGAACTCGTCTGGCAGGTCCGGCCGGAGACCACCGAGGTGCGGATCCGGCGCACCCCCGGTGACGTGGTGGTGCACCGGGCCGTGCGCCGGGAGGACCACGGCCGGGTGTCCTATCAGGACAATGCCGCCGGGGACGCGGCCTACCAGGTGCAGCCGGTCTACGAACTCGCCGACGGCAGCCGCCACACCGGGGAACCCCTGCACTTCAAGGCCGACGTGTTGTCCACAACGGACGAACCGGTCACCGTCGAGCTGGAGCCCGCGGCACCGGGCTTCGGTCCCAGGGTGACCGCGCGGTGGGACCGGCGGGCGACCGGTGCGGTCCGGGTCCGCTTCGCCCCGGCACCGCCGGACTGGCACCCCGGCGACCGGATCTCCGCCACCGCACTGGAAACCTACGGCGAGGAGCTGCGCGGGCGGCCGGAACCGGACGGCGACCGCGTCCGGTTGACCGGGGAGGTCGCGCCGGGCTGGCAGTGGTACCTGCCGGTGGCCGTGACCGGTGCCGAAGCCACCGTCGGGGTGGCGGCCCGGCTGGGCACCGCGCTACCGGTCAGCGAGCCGGTGGCGCAACGGCGTGGCGCGGAGATCGTGCTCTCCTGGATCTGGCCGCCGGGACTGGCCGGGGCCCGGGTGAGCTGGACGGACCGGGACGGCGAACCGCAGTCGGTGGACATCTCCGCGTACGCCTACGAAGCGAACGGCTGCCGCATCCAGGCCGGGACCGACCCGATCCGCGTCGAGATCCGCGGCACGGCGACCTCGTCCGACGGGGTCGCGCTGTCGGCACCGGAAATCGTCGAGGCACCCGGATACGCCGCCAGGGTGGACTACACCGTGCAGCGGAGCCGCTGGCGCCGCCGGGAGGCGACGATCACCTTCGCCGCGATCGACGCGGTGCGCGACGGCGAGGTCGTGGTGATCGCCGCCGCCGGACCGCTGCCACCCGAACACCCCGCCGAAGGCGTCGAGGTGGCCCGGCACCGGCTCGCGCTGGAAGCGTCCGGGAGCGAGCAGTTCGCCGTCGAACTCCCCGCCGATCACCGCTGGGTGGTGTGCTTCGCGGCCGACCCCGGCGCGGTCGAGTTGGGCACGGCCTCGGCACGGGCGGAGGTGCGCCGGTGAGAAAGCTCGTCTGCCCATACTGCTACGAAGAAGTCTCCCTGTCGGGACTGCACTTCCAGTGCCACGGCCGCGGTTCGGCCGCGGGCAACGGCTGCCGCAAGCGGGTGGACGAGAACCGGCGCCAGCTCACCGGTTACGCGCTGGAGTCCTGGCCCACCTTCCCGGCGAACGGCCGCGCCAAGGCCGGGGTCTGCCCCGAATGCGGTGCGGTGTCCCGGATCCGCGCCTGCCCGAACTGCCACACCACGCTGCCCACCACCTTCGGCGAGGACCCGCGCAGCCCGCTCGTCGGGCTGATCGGCGGCAAGGGCGCGGGCAAGACGGTGTTCCTCACCGTGCTCATGCACGAACTGCAGCACGCGATCCGCCGCCGGTTCGGCGCCGACACCCGGCTCATCGGCGACCAGCACGCCGGCGAGGCGTCCACCAAGCGCTGGTTCGAGACCTACGAACGCGCGCTCTTCGTGGACAAGGTGCTGCCGGAGACGACCAGGTCGGCGATCGACGGCGTGCGCGCGCCGATCGTCTTCGAATGGCGCACCTCCCGCCGCCGCCTCGGCCGCCGGAGCAGGCCGCTGAGCAGCACGCTGTCCTTCTACGACGCCGCCGGCGAGGACATGACCACGCAGGACAGCGTGTACACCCAGCACTACCTGCGGTGGACCAGCGCGCTGATCGTGGTGCTCGACCCGTGGCAGCTGCCCGGCGCGCGCGGGCGGATCACCGTGCCGGACAACGCGATCCGGGAGAACGAACCCCCGCAGGAGGTGCTCAACCGGGTCACCGAGGCGTTGCGGCAGCGGACGAACTCCGGGCTGATCCCGGTGCCGATGGCGGTGGTGTTCGCCAAGATGGACTCCTTCTTCGACTCGCTCGGCCCGGCGCACCCGCTGATGCGCCCGCCCGCGGCGGGCCCGGCCTACGACGAGCGGGCGGGTGCCGCCACCCACGAGCACGTCCTGGAACTGCTCGGCGATCTGGGCGCGGACGCCATCGACGCGCACCTCCGGCTCAACTACAAGACGTACCGGTACTTCGCGGTGTCCGCGCTGGGCGCCACCCCGGACTACGCCAGCAACTCGGTGAACGCGCGCGGCATCCAGCCGCACCGGGTGGACGAGCCGCTGCTGTGGCTGCTCAGCCGGTCCGGGATCGTCGCCAGGACGCGGAAGTGAGCGCCCGCCGGGCCGCCTTCGGCTCGCTGTACTACACCGACTGCCTGCCGGGCCAGGGCCTGCGCGGGGTGGCCGGGTTCCAGTTCCAGGCCACCTCCCCCGAGGTCGGCCACGACGAGATGTCGCTCGTGCAGCGGTCGGCGCTGTACGAGCCGCCGCCGGAGTGGATCCGGCGGCGGCGCCCGGTCGAGCTGTACCCGCCATCGCTGGCGCACGTCTTCGACGACCGGTTCGTCACCGCGCGCGGCATCTACCTCGGCACCGAGGCCAACGGCATGCGCGAGGGCAACCAGTTCACCCACGCGATCACCACCGGCGACCCCGAGGCGTACGGCCAGCTCCGCCCGGCGCAGCTGTGGGGCGCGCCGTGGTGGGCGGAGCACCCGGCCCCGACCACCCGGTGCGACGGGGTCGGGGCCGAACCGCAGCCGGGGCCGTGGACCGCGCACGCCGTGCGGTCCTGGGTGGCCGGCCGGCCGGGCGCCGCGGCCTTCCTGATCGCCGTGGTGTCGGCGTTGTCCGCGCTGAGGTCCGGCAGCCCGCAGCGGATCGTGTTCGTCGCCGACGACCCGGAGCCGGTGTTCTGCTGGCTCATCGCCGGGACCCTGCTGCTGCCGCAACGGGTGGCGCTGCGGGTCAGCTTCCGCGCGTTCGTCAGCAACCTGCAGTACAGCAGGCACGACGTGCTGGCGGTGCACCCGGACTGGGCCGGTTCGGTGCGGGAGTCCGGGTTCTGCGTGTTCGACCTGCGCGACGGCACGCACACCGTGGCCAGGACGGCACCGGTCGCGGAGTTCTGGGTGCCGCGCTTCCTCGACGCCGACCCGCTGGACGTGATCGACGCGGTCGAACTGGCCGACCAGTTCGGCGGGGCGGCAGATCCGGGCGAGGAACTGGCCGCGCAGGACCGGCTGGCCGCGAGCACGCTGCGGCTGCGCGAACCGGTACGGGCCGCCGACGCCGCGGCGCTGGCGAACTGGCTGAAACGGCAGCCGCCGGAGGTGATCGCCGAGGTGGGCCAGCCGCTGGCCACGCAGATCCTCGCCACCTCGCCAGGCCTGGAAGCGCGGTACGACCTGTACGAAGCGCTCTACGAACGCAGCGACGCCCGGCTCCGCGAACAACTCCGGCTCGGCGTGCTGGCCGCCGAACTGCTCGCCGCGAGCACCCACCACACCTGGGAGGACTCGCAGCGCCACCTGCGCGGCCTGCGTGGCCTGCCGTCCGGCGAGCTCACCGGGGACGCCGCCCGGCGGGAGGTGGCCGCGGCTCTGGAACGGGCAGAACCCGCCCAGTGCGACGGCCTGCTCCAGATCGCCACCCGCCACGGCGTGCCGGTCGCGGTGGACCGGCGGCAGCGCGCGTTCTGCCGCTGGTGGGCCGACCACCCGGACCTGGACATCCACCCGGCGCGGTGGAACTGCGCGCCCGCGCTGGTCCTGCTGCTTCGCGAGGAACTGCGGCGGCGGCTCGACGACCCCGGCGAACGCGGCACCACGCTGACCGCGCTCCGGACGCGGTGGTGGCGGGTGCTCTGGACCTCGATCCACGAACCGGCCCAGCCGCTGGACCGCGAACTCGCCGGTGCCGCCGCGGCCACCGAAGACCCCGGGCTCCGGCGCGACGTGCTCACGCACGTGGCCCGCAAGGCGACCGAGCACGACGACCTCGCCGCGTGGACCGCGCTCACCTCGCAGACCCGGCTGGGGCTGACCGAAGCGGCGGTGTTCCTCGGCGGCCTGCCCGCCGGGCACCGGATCTCCGACGGACTCGCCGAGCGGATGCTCGACCTGGCCGCCCGCGGCAACCGGGGCCTGCCGACCGCGGCCAAGCTCGACCTGCTGAACCGGCTCGCCGCGCTCGGCCACGAACCGCGACGGCACCCGTTCGGCGGGTGGCACCACGAAGACCGCCTGCTCAGCGCGTGGCTCGCGCACCTGCGCTCGCCCCGGCGCCCCGGGCCGGAGCCGTACGAACTGGACCAGCTCAGCGAAGCCGTGCTGGTGGCCAGGGAGGACGAGGTGATCCCGGTGCTGATGGGGGCGCGCGGCCCGTACGCCGCCCGCGCGCTGCGCGGCGCCGGGAACGCCGTGCACCGGCTGCTGCTCACCTGGCTGCCGCGCCTGCTCAAGCGCGAGGCGGGCGCCGACTCCCTCGCCGTGCTCGCGCTGGACCTCCAGTGGTCGGGCGTGCTGCCCGACGCCGAGAACGAGGCGCTGCTGTCCATCCTCGCCGACTGGACCCGGCTGCTGGACCGGCCGGGGCGCCAGCGCATCACCACGCTCGTCGGCGAACTCGACGAGGAGAACCTGCACGTGTGGCAGAGCTGGATCAAGCGGTACGGCGTCCGGTCCCGGCGCGCGCGGTCGCGGGCCGCCAAGCACCCGCGGGAGTGAGTCGTGGAACGCGTGGGCATCGTGGTGCTCGCCATCGTGGCGGGCGCGGGTGTGCTGATCGGGTACTACCTGCTCGCCGAACTCGCCGTCGGCTACTTCGTCTGGCCCGCCT harbors:
- a CDS encoding deoxyguanosinetriphosphate triphosphohydrolase family protein, translating into MLNSSAEDPRARRRDHDRQAARSSAAADLASSPFRIDRDRIAASPFFARLGGVTQVVSAGGAGLLHNRLTHSLKVAQVARAIAERLGSSPDTAELAEKLGGCDPDVAEAAALAHDLGHPPFGHLGEQVLDRIARHRYGLADGFEGNAQTFRILTTTDVRGPAAIGLDLTAAVRAAVLKYPWARLHVPDPHPSGMRVPPRGAAEPEGAPGTGASKFSAYSTELDDFAEARAPFTGRLEHWQQTVEASVMDTADDIAYAIHDLQDFHRIGVLQHASVAAELGQWSAKMTELSELDGATLAAERRKPGYSLERLRRRMHAKDRWVVDDEAFALAVARVRGELVDDLLAGAFDGSIEAEQATAAFSARWTARLVGGVSLTPSPSTRSGHVTLRPAQWHEVQVLKFVHRRFVLLRPDLALHQRGQASLVSTLVDALDAWLVDRDEASRLPRRLHDLVELAHREYAQLAAHSPELLIGATGEPVRGQDEVRALARGRAVVDFVASLTDKQAVSLLDALTGRASQPWSDSFVL
- a CDS encoding lycopene cyclase family protein, translating into MHTIIAGGGPAGWALAAACARAGVRVALVDPAPRRAWAPVYGVWRDEVPGLPDSAVAAVPHTVLATAVTTHTLDREYVVIDNAGLRAWLDHPAVEVITGRAESVTRGDRGATVRLTDGRRLACAVAVDATGARRALTGGPARRPAEQTAFGLALDEAAAERVTGHSPGTAVFMDWRPAHADFPTFLYSLPLGNGRTLVEETCLAAKPGLPQHILSARLRARLTAAGVVEPRGPERVRIPLDLPIPRTLAFGVAGGFAHPATGYSLGTALRLASPVAQAIAAASTPREADRAARAVVASAAAREVHALRRFGLRVLTRLPSAQVPEFFEMFFSLPPDRQRAYLSGREDLAGTAAAMTGLFRRAPWRIRTRMV
- a CDS encoding GGDEF domain-containing protein → MGPTQIAVSFAFQPLYSLHTGGAVALEALARAGTGEHSVARLLDEAARAGRLAETDVALAAHAVRQEADSGAETAEALLPLHLNLTAASVAEGAARFTPLLDVLDEVGRRPREVVLEIGPPFSRVRPADLLDSMAALTDLGFRLALDGLGRSDLPLALLAAAPVNTLKVDGTLTAHAASNTASAVVFESLLHFASRTGARLVATGVENTAHFEVVRGLGIRVAQGPLFTGTEQGGWLDGVTTPLPVTGERGTAPAAPRVKDFLKPATTLPATATCEDVRSALAASERATGIIGVDHRNRPLWSVDRARFLLAFTGPYGHALHAKRSADRLADIPHTIDAEASALELLDVVADADWDRTGDDVVVVDRRGRCLGVVLVTEVVRGVAEAKVEEATALSPLTRLPGTETVARDIDRRIAAGEPFVTAWLDVDAFKSVNDNAGFAAGDDLIRELGRTLTEAAARLHRVTVSHVGGDDFLVACDVDEIATLAAAVLDTSWSADGHPVSVSLATLVCMTSSVGSYRDVSKLLAPLKKRAKEVPGSSWVLGRPGSDRVEVLRGRGGREVRPVGA
- a CDS encoding P-loop NTPase fold protein encodes the protein MPGSESLALTLRLAGEESDELRRRANREALASLFERAAANSGLTPRASRDGLLAPIPDDSTVTSVTGLLDGPLRTEVRRYNEQSGEANRLRVRASLHLADETDYGHWLAGGDALVGGSCAELELAVSEQAHRVLRRLPEADLDAFHPVQTLYHTEQVRVWFHGDAPDLARRPEPALPALPPGPAEFVGRADALARLDEYHRDDAELVLLTGRAGLGKTALAVHWARHNAARFTGGVCYLDLAALPEDPEAAVHEAHGRILRSLGVSPADIPDAPEARSKAYGARLTGPILLLLDNPRTATEVLRLRTYGTGSFTVTVANESPKRLAKTNVPQIALNVLPRTEAAALVKSIVDVSDADADELAWAGDYFPGSIRLLAAGVGAMTTGTVSERLAALADESRPLEAADDPPETVVARCVLRFRKLSADQRRRLTLLSLAGDRTIVAAGLAALAEISTAEAGRALAELHQRGLLERPGDAAEYRLPAALADYAGARLRAGEPAATRTAAARRLAESSVRREEFVSWLNDSPAVHDDLKRDALADVLAVRLKRMSLSEPKPSFLVHLEGPWGSGKTTLLGLLSPKLADEFLVVEFDAWRHNRVDPPWWALLTALRQRVARDLSGWGRTRLRLVETIRRVRRTGGVPFLVSGLLVAVVVAAAILWLSPLWKTPKDVGDTARAATAIFAAITAIWVAGLVASRFLLWNSARGARRLEQIHTNPMQEVAEQFAWLVSRSKRRVVFFVDDLDRCSEDYVVDLLDAVQTLVRDAPGKPRKGQRSAYFLVAAHGNWLRRAYEVRYEKLAPAAEEPTRPLGYLFLDKLFQLSVPMPAIGTDAMSAYFNRILNIREPAPAAAAAEEAELVASQVERSSHVLDAMRAWEGASPPVREYTAPATAKKLAESESADLSEHALQKFAGLLHRNPRGMKRFVNTYSVLRATRTLEGVVVDSDALALWTVLRVRWPVLADYLERYPDSVGKSDYDEELLALLTDPELGEVLEHAPVTLTAELIRTCCGAQSREGS